From Cryobacterium sp. GrIS_2_6:
TCTTCGCGTACGTCGCGCTCGCCGCGCCGCGGACCGCACTGCCTGCTTCGCTGCGGTTCCCCGGGCTCGACCCGGACGCGCGGTACACGGTGCGGCCGCTGACGATCCGCGGGGCAGCCGACCCGGGCGCTGAGCGTTCCGGTGCGGGGGAGTCCGGCGTTCCGTCGGTTGAGCCGCGAGTGATCCAGGATGCCGCGCCGGCCTGGCTGCAGCACGGCTCGGTGACCCTGAGCGGCACCGTGCTCGCCGAGGTCGGCCTGCCCGCTCCGCTCCTCGCCCCCGAGCAGGCGGCCCTCTTCGAGCTCACCCGCCTCTGAGCCGCCCACCTGAGACGTTCAGGTCAGGTCAGGTCCTGGTCACGGCGCCTGGGGAGGCATAAGTCCTGCAAATTCCGGGTGGGGTGAAGAAGTAGCCCGGAATTCCGGGAGCTTCCGCCGGTGGGCCCGGAATTTGCAGGAGCTATGCCGAGTGGACACGGGAGAAGCCGGCGGGGCTACTCGCAGCCGACCCCGTCTTTGTCGCGGTCGAACTTGGACTGCCAGCCCGGGTCGCCCGCGCGGATCGGCGCGGCACCGGCGGCCTTGACGGCCGTGCAGTTCTCGTAGTAGACGTCGGACGGCGCGACCGGGGCTGGGGCAGGGGCGGCGGGGGCCGGGGCGGGAGCGGGCGCCGCGGGCACCGGGGCGACAACGACGGGTGCTGGCGCGGGTGCCGGTGCCGGCGTGAATCCGGACGTGAGGGCGGGCTCGCTGGGGCAGGTGTCGAGGACGCGCGTCATCGCATCCCGTTCGGCCTGCGTCACCCAGAGGCCGTAGGTCGCCTTGACCGAGATCTGCCTGGCGACGTAGTGGCACCGGTATGCCTTGTTCGCGGGGAGCCAGGTTGCGGTGTCGCCGTCGCTCTTCTGCTCGTTGGAGCGTCCGTCGACCGCGAGCAGGTTGAGCGGATCGTTGGCGAGCGAAACGCGCTGCGCCTGGCTGAGCTGCTGCGCGCCGGTCTGCCAGGCGTTCGCGAGCGGCACGACGTGGTCGATCTGCACGAGGGCGGATGTCGCCGCTCCCCGCACGAAGGCGATCGTCGCGTTCGTGTAGGGGGAGACGATGGTGCCGGTCATGACCGTGCACGTTCCCGATTTGGCGACGCTCGTGAGGTCGCGGCTCAGAACGTCGTTGCGGGTGTCGCAGCCGTTGCGGTCGACGTCGAGCCAGGCGGTGCCGAAATCGCCGACCCGGTCGTACCCGGTCTTGGGCGCCTTGCCCTTGACCGCGAGCGTCGCGAGCAGGGTGACGGCGATGGCGTTGGTCGCCGAGGTGTCGGTGATCGCAACCGTTGCGGCATCGGAGGCCGCGGTGACGCTCGCGGGGTCTGCGGGCGATTCGTCGGTGAACACCGCCGCAGCGGGCGTGGCCGTGGCCGTGGCCTTCACGATCGAACTCGAGCTGGTCAGTGTCGAGCTCGAACTCGTCGCCGACGTGTCTGCGAGCCGGCCGCCGTCCGGGCGCGTGGCGGCCGCGACCCCGCCGGCGACGAGAGTGACCAGCAGCACCCCGGCGACGCCGCCGATCACCCGGGAGCGGATGCTGAGCGAGCCCACGAACCGCCTGATCTTCGCTTCGAGGGTGGCGGGCTTCTGTGGTGCGGGCGTCATGGCGGCCTTCCGGGTCACCTGAGCCTAGGCGTAACCGGAGGCTCGCCCCCACACCCACTCCGGGGCGTTCCGAATTCAGGAGTTGAGACGGAAACGCCGGAGGGAGATGCGCCGGGCGGGCCGGGTCAGTCGGCGAGGCGCAGGATCAGGTCGGCCCGCTCGCGAGTGCGGTCAATGATGTCTGCGTTGGCCTGGTCGCTCCCGCGGGCGAACGCCGCGGCATCCGCTGCGTCGCGCCCGAAACGCACGTGCCGGCCGATCAGCCGCGGCAACCGCACGGCGTCGGGCGTGTCGACGAACCAGACCGCGTCGAGTTCGCCGCGCAGCTCACGCCAGACCGGGGCATCGGCGAGCAGGTAGTTGCCCTCGGTGATGACCACCGGCACACCGCGGGGTACGGCGATGGATGCCGCGATCGGCTCCTCGAGGCCGCGGCGGAACGAGGGGGCGTAGACGACGTCCTCGTCGCGGGCGCGGAGCCGGCGGAGCAGCGCCAGGTACGAGCCGGGATCGAAGGTGTCGATCGCGCCGCGGCGCTCGGCGAGCGGCGTGCCGCGAATCAGTTCGGTCGCGAGGTGGAAGCCGTCCATCGGCACGATCACGGCGGTCCCGGCTCCGAGCCGCTCGACGAGCGCCGCCGCGAGCGTTGACTTGCCCGAGCCCGGCGCGCCGCAGAGCCCCAGCAGGAAGCGCGGCGCAACGTCGGCCGACCCGGCGAGCACCCGGCGCACGCGCGCCGCGAGTTCATCGACCGTGGACTCGATTACCGTCGGCACGCCCGATCCCGGTTCGCTCACCGGGTCACCCGCGCGTCGAACTCGGCCCGCCGGGCGAGGATCTCGGCGGAACTGTCGTGCGCCCACGCCGCGAACGCGATTGCAGGCGGGAGCAGCGTGTGTCCGAGCGGCGTGAGTTCGTATTCGACCCGCGGCGGGATCTCCGGGAAGCTCTCCCGGCTCACGAGTCCGTCGCGCTCGAGCTTTTTGAGGGTGAGCGTCAGCATTCGCTGGGAGATGCCGGGCACCCGGTTCTTGAGCTCGGAGTACCGGATCGGGCCGCTCTCCAGCATCCCCACGACGAGGAGGGTCCACTTGTCGCCGAGGTGCTCGAGCAGGTCGCGCACGACCCGTCCGTCGTCGCCCTCGCCCGAACAGATGTCGTTCATCCGGGCGGCGTGTACGTCCGTTGTCGTCATGCGGAACTCCATTTCTTACCTCCGTGTGCCCAAGGCACAGAGCAGTGCGTGGGGCCCGTGCGGTATAAAAGTAACCACTCGTGATGTTAGGCACCAATCGTAACAATCACGGGCGCGTCACACCTGCCAGACTCCCAGACAAACACCGGAAACTCAACGAAACGGATGCCATGACTCTCGCCCTCTGGATCACAGCGGTCCTCCTCACCGTCGTCTACGTCATGGCCGGGGGTATCAAGGTCGTCCGCAGCAAGGCCCAACTGCAGCCGATGATGCCCTGGGTCGAGGACTTCACCGAGCCCCAGGTCACCGTGATCGGCGCGCTGGGCCTGCTCGGCGCCCTCGGCGTGATCCTGCCGCTCGCCACCGGCATCGTGCCCGTCTTCACTCCGATCGCCGCGATCGGACTCGTGCTGCTGCAGATCGGCGCCATCACTGTGCACGTGCGTCGCGGCGAGCGCTCCTCGCTCGGCGTCAACGTCTTCCTGCTCGTGCTCGCCGCCGCCGTCGCGATCCTGGGTCTCCTCGCCTGAGTCAGGGCACGAGCACGATCTTGCCCACGTGGGCGGATGCCTCCATCCGGCGGTGCGCGGACGCCGCCTCGCTGAACGGGTACCGGCTGTCGATCACGGGACTGAAGGCCCCGGATTCGAGCCAGGGCCAGGCATCCGTGCGGAGGGCCCGGATGATCGCGGCCTTCTCGGCGAACGGACGGGCGCGCAGGGTCGTGCCCCAGTAGCGGCCGCGCTTCTGCATGAGGTACATCGGGTTGAAGACGGCGTCCTGGCCGCTCTGGTTGCCGATCACCATGATGCGCCCGTCGAGCGCCAGCGCCGCGATATTGCGCGCCGCGTACGAGCCGCCCATGATGTCGAGGATCACGTCGGCGCCGTGCCCCTTTGTGGCACGGTCGATCTCGGCCGGGAAGTCCTGGCTGCGGTAGTCGATCAGGATGTCTGCGCCGAGGTCGCGGCACACCGCGAGCTTCTCGCGGGAGCCTGCCGTGACCGCGACGCGCGCGCCGGCCAGCCGGGCCAGCTGGATCGCGGTCGTGCCGATTCCGCTCGCTCCGCCGTGGACGAGCAGGGTCTCGCCGCTCTGCAGCCCGGCCGCGAGGAACACGTTCGACCAGACCGTCGCGAGCGCCTCGGGCAGCGCGGCCGCGTCGACGAGGTCGATCGCTTCTGGCACGGGCAGGGCGAGTTCCTCGTGCACGACGGCATCGGCCGCGTAGCCGCCGCCCGCGAGCAGTGCGCAGACCCGGTCACCGACGGCGAAGAGCGTTGTAGCGATGCCGACCTCCGTCACGATCCCCGATACCTCGAGGCCAGGCCAGGCCGGGGCCCCGGCGGGCGAGGGATAGTAGCCCTGCCGTTGGGAGACATCCGCCCGGTTGACGCCGGCGGCGGCGACCCGAATGCGGATGTCCCTGGGCCCGACCTCCAGGTCGGCCACGGTCGAAAGGGTGAGGGCGTCGGGCCCTCCGGGTACGGGTACCAGAATTGCGCGCATGCCCTCATCCTAGGAGCGGCCGCTGGGACGCCGCCGGGGCGCCGGAGTCCTACTCGGTGTCGGAGGTGCGGGCCTCACCGCGGTTCTCGCCACGACCCTGCAGCATCTCGGGCGTGAGGCCGTGGAACTCGATCATCTTGTCCCGGAACCACACGTCGTGGGGGTCCTGGGAGGTGGCGAAGTCGCGGAACATCCTGGCGAGGTCGTCGGCCTCGTGATAGGGCGCGACGAAATCGCCCCGCAGGGTCGCCATGAGCGAGACGACGTCGCGGTGCAGGCCCAGCCGACGCCGGGACCGCTCGTGCTCCTCGCGGCGCGCGGCGGCCATCTCCGCGGCGAAGGCCTGCCAGGCCTCGGTCTGGTTCTCAGCGGCGATGATCGCGTCGGCGTTGAGGGTCGGGGCGCCGAGGGTGATCTCATACTCCGGCTCGCCGTCCGCGGTCGTTGCGATCGTCGTGCCGATCGGGTCCGGGTTGGTGCCGGCGGGAGGTTGCTTCCGTCGAATTCTGGGGGTTAACTCACTGTTTGCTGATAATCGGACGTACGTCCAGCGTTGCAGCGTCCCGCTAATTTCAACGATTCCTGTCTACCCCATTAAGGAGTGTCCTCAGTACGTGTCGTTGAGCCAGCCGTCGCAGGACCCTTCGCTGCCGCCGTCGTACCCCGCCAGGAAGGCCTCGTTGCGCTGCTCGGGGGTGCCGTGGTGCTGGGGGTTGTCGAAGGCGTAGTCGCCGAGGTCGAGCGTCGTCTGGCCGGCCTCCTTGATGTCGCCCGTGTCGAGGAGCCCCTCGTCCTCCGCCGCCTTCGCCCAGACCCCGGCCCAGCAGTCGGCGTGCAGCTCGATCTTGTAGACGGGGTAGATCGAGCCGGCGGTGCTGAAGATACCGATTTCGTTCTGCAGCTCGTGCGCGTACTCGTGCGCGACCACGTAGGCCACCGAGAAATCGCCGGTGTCATGCGTCCTGGTGCCGTCGGTGTTCGCGTAGAGGGTGCCGTCCCAGATCTTCTGGGCGAGGCTCTGGGACACCGTGATCTTGTCGTCGTACAGGCAGTAGTACGCGCTCATGTCATCGGAGAAGCCTGGTGCGCACATCGACGGCACGACTTCGCCCGCCGCGGGGAAGGCATAGGTCACGAAGGGTGCCGGGCGCCCGTCGTCCTTCCACACGCCGGTCCAGTAGGCATCCACGTCGCCGAGCACCGACACGAGGAAGTCCTTCATCGTTCCGCTCGACCCCACGATATTGACCGTCGGCACGCCCCCGATCCCCGGCGTGCCGGAGGTGCTCGCCGGCGTGATGCCGGAGGGCGACGGGCCGACGGCGACCTGCATGGCCCCGCCCGGTCTCGCGTCGTCTGTGGGGCCCTGGGCAAGGGATGCCGCGGCAGGCCCGCCGCCCGGATCCGCGGCGATTGCGGTCACCGCGCCACCTCCCGCGAAGGCGAGGACCGACATCAGGGCGATGGCACGCAGAGCAGACGTGAGTTTCATGGTGGTGGACTCCCTTGTGGAGTGCGTGTGTGGAGTTGTCAGGAGCGACCGGAGCGACATCATCCGATTCGCGGTGTGGAGCCCGAGTGTCAACTCTCGCGAGTATAGGCAGACTCAAAGCCGCCCGATAGGTCGGCTCGCAGTTCATGACTCACCGGCAGGGGGCGATGTGCGAGCTTCGGCGAACGAAACTACGATGGGGGTCCAAGCGGTCCTCGTTCAAGAGCGAGCGGGATCAGAAGCGAATGGGTGCCTTTTGTCAATGTCGTCAAAATCGTCGTCCGAACTGTCCACTGCGTTGTCGAACACCGAGCCGTCGACGACCGAGGTCTTCGTCGCCGACTACTACGAGCACCTCGGTGACGACGCCAGGGAGTACGACCCGGCTACGCTGCGCGCGCGGGCGGAGAGCCACTGGCAGGTCGCCCTCACCCGGCCGCCGAAGACCGCGAACATCGAGATCCGCACCGAAACCGATCGCAGCATCCTCTACATCGTCACCGACGACATGCCGTTCCTCGTCGACTCGGTCAACGCCGAACTGGTCCGCCAGCACGCGGCCATCCACCTCGTCGTGCACCCCCTGCTCGTCGTCACCCGCAACCGGGAGACCCACGAGCTCGTCAGAGTCACCCGCATGCCCGTCAACGTGGGCGTCTCGAGCGGCGACACCTCCGCGATGCCCGACATCTCCCACCTGCTCGGCAACGAGGAGGACTCGCCGCATCTCGAGTCATGGATCGCGATCGAGATCGACCGCGCGAGCGTCGAAGCCCGCGAGCGCCTGGCCGAGGGGATCGCGCGGGTGCTCCACGACGTGCGGGCCGCCGTGGACGACTGGCCGGCGATGCGCTCGAAGTCCGTGCAGATCGCCGACGCACTCGGGAGGCTGGCGCACGCAGAGGGCATCCCCGACCTGGCGCAGGCCAGGGACTTGCTGCACTGGCTCGACCAGGACAACTTCACCTTCCTCGGCTACCGGGAATACGACCTCGAGACCGTCGACGGCGAGGACGTTCTCTCCATTCGCGACGACAGTGGGCTCGGCCTGTTGCGCGCAGTCAAAGACGGGCACGAGATCCAGCACCTCACGGATGCCGGGCGCACGATGGCCCGCGAACGGCGCGCCCTCGTGATCACCAAGGCCAATTCCCGCTCGAGCGTGCACCGCCCCGCCTACTTCGATTACATCGGCATCAAGAGCTTCGACGCGGACGGCAATGTCAACGGGGAGCAGCGCTTCATCGGCCTCTTCGCCGTGAGCGCGTACACGAGCTCCGTGCGTGACGTACCGATCCTGCGCGAGAAGATCGATGCCGTCATGAACGAGGTCGGTTTCCCTCCGGGCTCGCACAGCGACAAGGACCTGCTCGGCATCCTCGAGACCTACCCGCGCGACGAGCTCTTCCAGATCGACGTGCCCACCCTTGTCGCCACGGCCGTCGCCATCCAGCGACTGCAGGAACGCCGGCGGACCCGGCTTTTCCTGCGCCCGGACCTGTTCGGCCGCTTCATGTCCGCCCTCGTCTACTTCCCCCGCGACCGGTACACGACGGCGGTGCGCCTCCGGATCGAGAAGGAACTGACCGAGACGTTCACCGCGGAATCCCTCGACTTCGAGGCCCGCATGACGGAGTCCACCCTCGCCCGCCTGTTCTACCGGATCCGCCTGCCGAAGACGGCCGCGGTCGGAACGGCCGACGACGTCGCTGCGCTCGCCGCGGCACTCGAACCCCGCCTGGCCATGGCCGTGCGGTCCTGGGCGGAGGGGATCACCGAGCAGCTGCACGACACCAGGCTCGCGCACCTCTGGGCCGAGGCCTTCCCGCCGAGCTACCAGGTCGACTATGAAGTCGAGGACGCCCTCGTCGATATCAGCAGGTTCGAGGAATACGCCGCCGGCCTGAAGAGCGCGGCCGCGCGGGATGCCGCGGCATCCGCGACGGGTTCGCCCCGCCCGGGGGTGCACGTCTACCTCTCCCCGAACGCCGCCGACCGGCCCGCCGAAGACGCCAGGGTGAAGCTCTACATGATGGAGGCGCAGAGCCTCAGCCAGATCCTGCCGTACTTCCAGAACCTCGGCATCGAGGTTCTCGACGAGGTGCCCTTCGAGATCGAGACCTCCGACGGGCGCGAGTTCTTCCTCTACGACCTCGGCCTGCGCTACCCGGCGGGCGTCGACCCGATCGGCACCGGCGACCTGCTCGCCGACTCCTTCGGCGCGGCGGTCAGCGGGGCCATCGAGTCAGACGGACTCGACCGCCTGGTCCTCCGCGAAGGCATGCCCTGGCGCCGCGTGGTCATCCTCCGCAGCTACGCCAAATACCTGCGCCAGATGGGCAACATCAACTCCTACGACTTCGTCGGCGACACCCTGCTCGCCAACCCCGCGGTCTCTGGCGGGCTCGTGGACCTCTTCGAGGCCCGGTTAGACCCCGCGCGGGACGAGGCCGAACGCATCCGTCGCACCGAGGAGGTGCGCGCGCAGCTCGCCGCGGCCATCGAACAGGTCGCCACCCTCGACGCCGACCGGGTTCTGCGTGTGCTGCTGAACCTCATCGAGGCGACGCTGCGCACGAACTACTTCCAGAACAAGCCCTACCTGAGTATCAAGCTCGACCCGAGCCGCATCGAGGCGCTGCCGTTCCCGAAGCCGATGTTCGAGATCTGGGTGTACTCGCCGCGTGTCGAGGGCGTGCACCTGCGCTTCGGCATGGTCGCCCGCGGCGGGCTGCGCTGGTCGGACCGGCGCGAAGACTTCCGCACCGAGGTGCTCGGCCTCGTCAAGGCGCAGACGGTCAAGAACGCCGTGATCGTGCCGACCGGCGCCAAGGGCGGGTTCTTCGCGAAGAAGCTGCCGGATCCCGGTGTCAACCGGGCCGCCTGGCTGGCCGAAGGCATCGACGCCTACAAGACCTTCATCCGGGGCATGCTCGACCTGACCGACAACCTCGTGCTGACGGATGCCGGTGAGCAGGTCGTACCCCCGGCGAACGTCGTGCGCCACGACGACGACGACTCCTACCTCGTGGTCGCCGCAGACAAGGGCACCGCCACATTCTCCGACATCGCCAACGGCCTCTCCGCCGAATACGGCTTCTGGCTCGGCGACGCCTTCGCCTCCGGCGGCTCGATCGGCTACGACCACAAGGCCATGGGCATCACGGCCCGCGGCGCCTGGGAATCGGTCAAGCGCCACTTCGGTGAGCTCGACCTCGACACCCAGACCGAGGAATTCACCGTCGTCGGGATCGGCGACATGTCCGGCGACGTCTTCGGCAACGGGATGCTGCTCTCCGAGCACATCAAGCTCGTCGCGGCCTTCGACCACCGGCACGTGTTCCTCGACCCGAACCCCGACCCGGCCGTGTCCTTCGCCGAGCGGCGCCGGCTCTTCGAACTGCCCCGGTCCTCCTGGGCGGACTACGACACGAGCCTGATCAGCGCAGGAGGCGGGGTGTTCCCGCGGCAGGCCAAGGTGGTCCCGATCTCGGCTGAGGTGCGCGGCGTCCTCGGACTGCCAGAGAACGTCACGCACCTGAGCCCGCCGGAACTGCTCCGCGCCATCCTCACGGCACCCGCCGACCTGCTCTACAACGGCGGCATCGGCACTTACGTCAAGGCGAGCACCGAAACCGCGGCGCAGGTCGGCGACAAGGCGAACGACGCCATCCGTGTCGACGGCCGCGACCTGCGCGTCAAGGTGGTCGGCGAGGGCGGCAACCTCGGCCTCACCCAGCGCGGTCGCATCGAGGCCGCCCTCGCCGGGGTGCTGCTCAACACCGACGCGATCGACAACTCCGCAGGCGTGGACTGCTCCGACCACGAGGTCAACATCAAGATCTTCGTCGACCGGATGCTCGCGGCCGGCCGGCTCAGCGCCCAAGAGCGCCCCGGGTTCCTCGCCGCGATGACGGACGAGGTCGGCCGGCTGGTCCTGGAAGACAACGTCGACCAGAACATCCTGCTGCTGAACGACCGGGTCAAGGTCGCGAGCTGGAGCCCGAGTTACGAACGCCTGATGGACGCGCTCGAGGCGTCCGGTGACCTGAAGCGCGAGCTCGAGGCATTGCCGACCACCACAGAGCTGCACGAACGGATCGACCACGGCCAGGGGCTCACCTCGCCAGAGCTCTCGGTGCTCGCCGCCTACGCCAAGATCGAGCTCGCGACCGCGCTCCGGGACAGCGACCTCGCGGACGACCCCTGGTTCCGCGGCACCCTGCGCCGGTACTTCCCGCGCCAGCTCGCCGAACGCTTCGACGCCGAGCTCGACACGCATCCGCTGCGCCGGGAGATCATCGCGACCGTCGTCGCGAACGACATGATCAACCTCGGGGGAGTGACCTTCGCCTTCCGTGCCATGGAGGAGACCAGCGCGACTCCGGCCGCGATCGCCCGGGCGTTCGTCGCGCTCCGGGAGATCTTCGAGCTCGAGACCATGGTCGCCGAGCTGAGCGCCCTGCCGAAGTCGTTCCCGACGGAGCACTGGACGGCGATCCACCTCGACATCCGCCGGCTGCTCGACCGGGCCGTGCGCTGGCAGGTCAACCACGGCGGGTCGCAACCGGTCGCCGAGGTCGTGGCGCAGCACAAGCCGCAGATCGCGCTCGTCCGCGCGCACCTGGGCGACTACGTGCGCGGCGCCGACCAGGCCCGGCTCGGGTCGCTGCTGGTCAAGGCGGAGGAGTGGGGCCTGCCCTCCGGCCTCGGCCACCGCTGGACCCAACTCTTCGAGGCCTTCGCCCTGCTCGACGTCGTGAAGATCGCGGCGCAGTCCGGGGAACAGCTCGGGGATGTCGCCTCCGTCTATTACACCGTCTACGACCGGTTCGGCGTGGACAACCTGCTCGAGCGCATCACCGCGCTGCCGCGCACGGACCGCTGGCAGGCCCTCGCCCGCGCGGCCCTGCGCGACGACCTGTACTCGACGGTCGCCGACATCACCAGGGCCGTGCTCGAGGCGACGGATGCGGGAAGTGCGGAGCGCCGTCTCCTCGCCTGGGAGGCACTCAACGCCGAAAAGCTCGCCCGCTCACGCAGCGTGTTCGACGAGGTCAACGCCCTCGGCCAGGACGACATGGCCTCGCTCTCGGTGGCGATGCGGCTGCTGCGCTCCATCGTGCGCCGCTAGACTGCCGCGCCCCCCGCAACTGTTGCCGCTGCCGACAACTGAGGCCAGTGCCGAGGCCACAGGTGTCCGAAACGGTAACAGTTGCGCGGGGAACGCTAGACGAGGGACATGATGTCGCGCGCCGCGGTGAGGAGCAGGGGGGCGTATGACTCGAGTTTCTCCTGCGTCACCAAAGGTGCGATTGTGGTGATGCCGATTCCGCCCAGCAGATTGTGCCGGGTGTCGAAAACGGGCGTCGCCATGCAGCGGATGTGCTCCTCGTTCTCCTCGTCGTCGATCGAGTAGCCGCGATTGCGTACAAGCTCACCGTCGGCGAGCAAACGGTTGACGTCCGTGATGGTGTTGTCGGTGCGCCGCGGCAGCCCGGTGTTGGCGGCGTACCGCCGCACCGCGCTCTCGGGCAGGTAGGCCAGAACAGACTTGCCGATCGCGGTCGAGTGCAACGGGATCTGGGCGCCGACGCGGGACGCCATCCGGATCGGCTGCGCGGTGTCCTCGATCTTCTCAACGTAGGTGGCCCAGTCGCCGGTGCGGAGGGCGAAGTGGATGGTGCTGTGCACGTCCTGCTGGAGGCGCTGCAACCGGGTGCGCACTCGGTCCGAATCCTCCGTGCTGGCAGTCAGGCGCAGGCCGAGCAGCCGAAGCGCGCGTCCGGGTGTGTACGCGCCGTCCGCCGTGCGGCTGACGTAGCCGTCGTCGACGAGTTCGGACAGCAGACGGAACACGCTCGTCTTCGACAGGCCGGTCTCCCTAACCAGGTCGCTCAGCCGGTGCGTTTCGCCCGGGTTCGATACGGCTTCGAGCACGCGCAGCAGTTTGCGGGCTGCGCTGTCCTTCGCGGGCTCGTCGGCCTCGCCCGAAGTGTGAGATCCGTCGATCAAAGTCGCTGACATTTTGTCCTCCTGCGGCCAAAGATTGTGCATTGTGCACCATGAAAAGGCGGTTCTGCCCGATGGAACTCAATACGGCAATTCTACCGTGAAAGCAGTTGTGACTAACCCGTTAACCGGTGCTAGTGTTTCATCTGACGGACACGCGTTCTGCTGAGCGGAACGATTATCAGGCTGCGCCACACTTTCGCCTCACGTTTCTCGCCTCAAAGAGGAGTACGCATGACAACCCAGCAGCTCGCACAGGGCATCCGTCTGGTCGACGGCCACGGCGACCTCGCCGCCGTCGAAGTCACCACGCCCTCGGGCAGTGGCGCCTCAACTACTGCTCTCATCTACCTGCACGGCGCGCACGTCGCCGACTGGACTCCCGCAGGCGGCAAGCCGGTCCTCTGGATGAGCAAGTTCGGCGTCTTCTCCGATACCGACCCGCTCCGCGGCGGCGTTCCCCTCTGCTTCCCCTGGTTCGGCCCGAACGGCACGGATGCCTCCGCTCCCAACCACGGCTGGGCTCGCCTCTCCACCTGGTCGCTCGTCGACTCCCGCACCCTGGACACCGCGACCGGCGCCGTTGCCACAGAGCTCGTCTTCGAGCTGACTCAGGACAGCGTCGGCGTTCCCGCCGGATTCCACCCCTTCACCGCGCACTACACGGTGACCGTGGGCGCCGAACTCGGCCTCGAGCTGTCCATCCGCAACGACGGTGCCACCCCGTTCGCGTTCGAGGAAGCCTTCCACACCTACTTCGCCGTCGGCGACGTGACAACGAGCACCCTCACCGGCCTCGAGACGTTCGACTACAC
This genomic window contains:
- a CDS encoding NAD-glutamate dehydrogenase, which produces MSSKSSSELSTALSNTEPSTTEVFVADYYEHLGDDAREYDPATLRARAESHWQVALTRPPKTANIEIRTETDRSILYIVTDDMPFLVDSVNAELVRQHAAIHLVVHPLLVVTRNRETHELVRVTRMPVNVGVSSGDTSAMPDISHLLGNEEDSPHLESWIAIEIDRASVEARERLAEGIARVLHDVRAAVDDWPAMRSKSVQIADALGRLAHAEGIPDLAQARDLLHWLDQDNFTFLGYREYDLETVDGEDVLSIRDDSGLGLLRAVKDGHEIQHLTDAGRTMARERRALVITKANSRSSVHRPAYFDYIGIKSFDADGNVNGEQRFIGLFAVSAYTSSVRDVPILREKIDAVMNEVGFPPGSHSDKDLLGILETYPRDELFQIDVPTLVATAVAIQRLQERRRTRLFLRPDLFGRFMSALVYFPRDRYTTAVRLRIEKELTETFTAESLDFEARMTESTLARLFYRIRLPKTAAVGTADDVAALAAALEPRLAMAVRSWAEGITEQLHDTRLAHLWAEAFPPSYQVDYEVEDALVDISRFEEYAAGLKSAAARDAAASATGSPRPGVHVYLSPNAADRPAEDARVKLYMMEAQSLSQILPYFQNLGIEVLDEVPFEIETSDGREFFLYDLGLRYPAGVDPIGTGDLLADSFGAAVSGAIESDGLDRLVLREGMPWRRVVILRSYAKYLRQMGNINSYDFVGDTLLANPAVSGGLVDLFEARLDPARDEAERIRRTEEVRAQLAAAIEQVATLDADRVLRVLLNLIEATLRTNYFQNKPYLSIKLDPSRIEALPFPKPMFEIWVYSPRVEGVHLRFGMVARGGLRWSDRREDFRTEVLGLVKAQTVKNAVIVPTGAKGGFFAKKLPDPGVNRAAWLAEGIDAYKTFIRGMLDLTDNLVLTDAGEQVVPPANVVRHDDDDSYLVVAADKGTATFSDIANGLSAEYGFWLGDAFASGGSIGYDHKAMGITARGAWESVKRHFGELDLDTQTEEFTVVGIGDMSGDVFGNGMLLSEHIKLVAAFDHRHVFLDPNPDPAVSFAERRRLFELPRSSWADYDTSLISAGGGVFPRQAKVVPISAEVRGVLGLPENVTHLSPPELLRAILTAPADLLYNGGIGTYVKASTETAAQVGDKANDAIRVDGRDLRVKVVGEGGNLGLTQRGRIEAALAGVLLNTDAIDNSAGVDCSDHEVNIKIFVDRMLAAGRLSAQERPGFLAAMTDEVGRLVLEDNVDQNILLLNDRVKVASWSPSYERLMDALEASGDLKRELEALPTTTELHERIDHGQGLTSPELSVLAAYAKIELATALRDSDLADDPWFRGTLRRYFPRQLAERFDAELDTHPLRREIIATVVANDMINLGGVTFAFRAMEETSATPAAIARAFVALREIFELETMVAELSALPKSFPTEHWTAIHLDIRRLLDRAVRWQVNHGGSQPVAEVVAQHKPQIALVRAHLGDYVRGADQARLGSLLVKAEEWGLPSGLGHRWTQLFEAFALLDVVKIAAQSGEQLGDVASVYYTVYDRFGVDNLLERITALPRTDRWQALARAALRDDLYSTVADITRAVLEATDAGSAERRLLAWEALNAEKLARSRSVFDEVNALGQDDMASLSVAMRLLRSIVRR
- a CDS encoding IclR family transcriptional regulator; the encoded protein is MSATLIDGSHTSGEADEPAKDSAARKLLRVLEAVSNPGETHRLSDLVRETGLSKTSVFRLLSELVDDGYVSRTADGAYTPGRALRLLGLRLTASTEDSDRVRTRLQRLQQDVHSTIHFALRTGDWATYVEKIEDTAQPIRMASRVGAQIPLHSTAIGKSVLAYLPESAVRRYAANTGLPRRTDNTITDVNRLLADGELVRNRGYSIDDEENEEHIRCMATPVFDTRHNLLGGIGITTIAPLVTQEKLESYAPLLLTAARDIMSLV